In Halothermothrix orenii H 168, the sequence CTTCATTAATTAGTCCGGTAAACAGATATGATAATACTATAATCGGGGTAGAGATTAAATCCGGGTCTTCAAGCAGGGAAATCAGTCAAAAACTTTATAATAAGGGTTTAATAAAGTCTGCCCGATTATTTAATATACTGGTAAGTGTCAGCGGATTTGATAATAGCTTAAAAGCGGGTTATTATGAATGGAGCCCAAGTGATAACCTTATTAGTATTATTAAAGACCTTAACAGAGGCCGGGTAGCTACTTTTAAAATCACTATACCTGAAGGATTTACAGTTGAAGAGGTAGCTGAAAAACTTGGAGAGGTTACATTTTACAGTAAAGAAAATTATCTCAGTCTCGCTGAAGGTAACAATTTTAATCGCCCCTACCTGCCCCGTAAGAGACAGGGTGTTAAATATGTTCTTGAGGGGTTTTTATATCCTGATACATATATAATTCCTAAAGAATATAACCCCGGGCAGGTTTTGAATGTTATGTTAAATAATTTTGAGGAAAAATGCTGGCAAGAATTAAGAGAAAAGTCCTTGAAAAAGGGAATTACTCCTTACGAGGCTATAATTATTGCCTCTTTAATAGAAAAAGAGGCCAGACTGGAAACAGAGAAACCAATTATTTCAGCCGTTATTTATAACCGATTACGAAAAGGTATGCTATTGCAGATAGATGCAACGGTTCAATATAGTCTACCTGAATGGAAGGACAGGGTTTTATATAAAGATTTACGGATAGATTCTCGCTATAATACCTATAAATACCCCGGGCTGCCACCTGGTCCTATCTGTAATCCCGGTAAATCATCTATTGAGGCTGCCTTAAATCCAGCTGATGTTGATTATTTATTTTATTTTGCCCTTGAGGATGGTAGTCATATTTTTACAACAACCTATGAAGAACATTTAAGACAGCAAAATAAATACAGACGGGGTCTAGAAAATGAATGATGACAGGAGTATATCTTTTGTCAAAACAACAGAATTACTAAAAAATATTGAAGAAGAGGCCCGGAGGAGATATATACCAGTTGTCAGGCCTGAAGTGGGGCAATTCTTGATGATATTGACCAGATTGGTTAATCCGGTCCGCATTCTTGAAATAGGTACAGCAATTGGTTATTCAACAATCTGGATGGCCAGGGGTAGTAGCCCCGGAACCGAGATTGTGACCATAGAAAAAAATGAAGAATCTGCTTTTGAAGCACTGGAAAACTTTAAAAAGGCCGGGATTGAGGACAGGATAAATATTAAAATTGGGGATGCCCTTGAGATTATTCCATTTTTACGCCGCCAGTTTGACCTGGTTTTTATAGACGGTGCTAAAGGGCAGTATATTAATTATTTTGATCTTGTTATTGATTTGTTACCAATAGGAGGAGTAATAGTAGCCGACAATGTCCTTTACCGGGGTAAAGTTAAGAAGGGTGGATATATTAAACATAAACACCGGACCATGGTCAGAAATTTACGGAATTATTTAGATAAAATAAATAATCATAAATTATTTGATTCAACAGTAATACCTGTAGGAGATGGAATATCTTTGAGTGTTAGGAGGAAAAACAGTGAAAAAAGTTGAACTACTGGCTCCGGCAGGAAATCTAGAAAAATTAAAACTGGCTATTTTATATGGTGCCGATGCTGTTTACTGTGGTGGTTTGCGTTTTGGACTTCGTTATGGGGCTGATAACTTTACTCCTGAAGAACTGGAAGAAGGAACCAGATTTGTCCATAACCACGGAGGCAAAATTTATATAACGGTAAATATATATCCCCATAACAATGATCTGGCAAAGCTGCCAGACTATTTACATAAACTGGAAGAAATCGGGGTTGATGGTTTAATCGTGTCAGATCCCGGTGTAATTGAATTTATAAACAGGGAAAAAATAGAGATACCTCTCCATCTCAGTACTCAGGCCAATACTGTTAACTGGGCCAGTGCCAGCTTCTGGCATAAACAGGGTATTGAAAGAATAATTCTGGCCCGGGAATTGAGCCGTGAGGAAATAAAGGAAATTAGAGACAGAACCAGTATTTCCCTGGAAATGTTCGTTCATGGTTCAATGTGTATTTCCTATTCTGGTCGGTGTTTATTGAGCAATTATATGGTCGGGCGTGATGCCAACCGGGGGAAATGTGCCCATCCCTGTCGCTGGAAGTATCATCTGGTTGAGGAACAGCGACCCGGGGAATACTATCCAGTATATGAGAATGAACAGGGAACTTTTATTATGAATTCAAAAGACCTCTGCCTTATTGAGTATTTACCAGACGTTATTTCAACCGGGGTAGATAGTTTAAAGATAGAGGGACGAATGAAGAGCCTTCATTATGTAGCTACTGTAACCAGGGTTTACCGTAAGGCCATAGACTCTTATTATCATGATCCTGAAAATTTTAAGGTTAAACCTGAGTGGCTTGATGAGCTAAAGAAAGTAAGCCACCGGGGTTATACAACAGGGTTTTTTATCTCTCCTCCGACTGGAGAAGACCATAATTATAATTCTTCAGTATATATAAGGGATCATGACTTTATGGGGATTATCAGGGATTATGACAAAAAGAAAAATGAGGCTGTAGTTGAAGTCAGGCATAAATTCTTTAAAGGTGACAGGGTTGAGGTGATGGGACCGGATACAACTAATTTTGAAACAACTGTAAATTATATAATCAATGAAAACGGGGAAGAAGTGGATGAAGCTCCCCATCCCAGGGAGCTAATACGGATACCGGTAACCCATAAGGTTAAACCCTATTACCTTGTAAGGAGGAAAAAGTCATGACATCTCCGGATAGAGATACCCAGCGAATTAAAGTAAAAGTACCACCAGAAGAGATTGTTTTGATCGATATGATATTTAAGGCTAGTGAAGGAATAGCCACCCTGACTGTTGACCATAAAAAAAAGGGGGTTATTAACCTTGATGTAACCGAAGGGACCAGGGCTGATGTTATGTTAATCCTGGAGAATTTAAAGAAAAAAATACCCCTTGAAATCCTAAAAGAATAATCACAAGAATAATCACTATATG encodes:
- the mltG gene encoding endolytic transglycosylase MltG, which encodes MKKAARVFLISIIVITGLLKFTSLISPVNRYDNTIIGVEIKSGSSSREISQKLYNKGLIKSARLFNILVSVSGFDNSLKAGYYEWSPSDNLISIIKDLNRGRVATFKITIPEGFTVEEVAEKLGEVTFYSKENYLSLAEGNNFNRPYLPRKRQGVKYVLEGFLYPDTYIIPKEYNPGQVLNVMLNNFEEKCWQELREKSLKKGITPYEAIIIASLIEKEARLETEKPIISAVIYNRLRKGMLLQIDATVQYSLPEWKDRVLYKDLRIDSRYNTYKYPGLPPGPICNPGKSSIEAALNPADVDYLFYFALEDGSHIFTTTYEEHLRQQNKYRRGLENE
- a CDS encoding O-methyltransferase; amino-acid sequence: MNDDRSISFVKTTELLKNIEEEARRRYIPVVRPEVGQFLMILTRLVNPVRILEIGTAIGYSTIWMARGSSPGTEIVTIEKNEESAFEALENFKKAGIEDRINIKIGDALEIIPFLRRQFDLVFIDGAKGQYINYFDLVIDLLPIGGVIVADNVLYRGKVKKGGYIKHKHRTMVRNLRNYLDKINNHKLFDSTVIPVGDGISLSVRRKNSEKS
- a CDS encoding peptidase U32 family protein — its product is MKKVELLAPAGNLEKLKLAILYGADAVYCGGLRFGLRYGADNFTPEELEEGTRFVHNHGGKIYITVNIYPHNNDLAKLPDYLHKLEEIGVDGLIVSDPGVIEFINREKIEIPLHLSTQANTVNWASASFWHKQGIERIILARELSREEIKEIRDRTSISLEMFVHGSMCISYSGRCLLSNYMVGRDANRGKCAHPCRWKYHLVEEQRPGEYYPVYENEQGTFIMNSKDLCLIEYLPDVISTGVDSLKIEGRMKSLHYVATVTRVYRKAIDSYYHDPENFKVKPEWLDELKKVSHRGYTTGFFISPPTGEDHNYNSSVYIRDHDFMGIIRDYDKKKNEAVVEVRHKFFKGDRVEVMGPDTTNFETTVNYIINENGEEVDEAPHPRELIRIPVTHKVKPYYLVRRKKS
- a CDS encoding DUF4911 domain-containing protein, which encodes MTSPDRDTQRIKVKVPPEEIVLIDMIFKASEGIATLTVDHKKKGVINLDVTEGTRADVMLILENLKKKIPLEILKE